In bacterium, the DNA window GCGCCAGCACATGCCGCTCCAGATTCTCGCCTTTGGCCGGCGCCGGCTCCCGGGCTTGCGAGGGAATCTGCCGGAAACGGACCCCCGCCGCCTTTAAAAGGGCCGCCCGCCCTTTGGATTGTGATGCCAGGATAAGGTTCATGCGGGGCAGTTTAGCAATGAAGCCGCCGGGTACGCACTTCTAATTATGCGCCAGTGTAAGAAACCGTGGATTTAAAGAGAAGACTTCACCACTGATTTAAGAAATGAAGGAAATTCAGAAACGCCCAAAATGTTTGGCGATTTGTCATGTCTGGCTTGGCGCGCTAGGGGCAGGTAGGGTCCCCTGTAACTAGCCAGCCACGAAAAATCGCCAAACAGGTTTTTCCCGGACATCAGGGGAAATGTGGTAACTCAAGGGCTTGATCCCACTATGATTCTTGAATGTCCCCCCGAAACACCGTTGCGGGATTTTTAATTCGGGGAAGACCACAACGCGTTCCCGTGTAACCCCATAGTACGACCACCCCGAATTAACAATGCCGCAACATTTTAGATTTCTTAGGCTGAATCCGGATTTCTTTCATTTCTTGAATCAGTGGTGAAGTCTTCCTGCTTCTCCAGCGGTTTTGACAGAGCAAAACCCTCCATTTGGAGGGGCAGAAGGCGGGGGTTAGGAGGGTCAAAAAGGAGGGGGGCGGCCCCGAAATTTGCCTGAACCCTGAACCCCGAATCCGGTACCTTGAGTCGTTCTTAAAAAAACCGTTTTGAAAAATCGACGTGCGGGCCTATAATGCCCAGCTATGACTGAACCGGTATCCGAAAACAAAGAGCATTTGATCATTGATTTAAACTTCACTCCTGGCTGGGCGCGTCGGCCTCCTGATGACAGGGCCGCCGGAGGAGGGGACCGTTTCAGTGGTCAGCAACGGGATGACCGGGGTTCTGATTCCCGCCGGCGTGACCGGCCGGAGCGCACGGAACGGCGTCCGGGCGCGGGCGCGCGTCGGCCCGAATTCCGCGACCGGCCCCGCAGTGACTTTGCTTTGCCCCAACCCAAACCGGAACCCGTCGATGAGCGGCTGGCGGCCCTGGAAGTGACCTTTCTCCCTGAACGGCGCGGCCTCACGCCCCTGGCGCATCGCCTCGGCCGGTCGGGCCGGGCCTATTCATTATTCGAAGTGGCAGCCCTGTTCCTCAGTAAGCCTGACTATTATCTCATCAAGATCGACGCTCCGGCCACTCTTGAAAATTTTGCGTTCTACCAGTGTGCGGAGTGCAAGGCCATCTTCCTCGATAAGGAAGCCGCCGGGGCCCACGTCTTCGCCAAACACTTCGAGAAGTTCTGCAAAAAGGACGTCAAAGAGGTTGAGGCGCCCAAGGGGAATTTCGTCTGCGTCGCCAAATGCGGGCTCTCCAGCATCCTGCTCGGCCCGCCGAATTACCACGGCTATAACGACAAGGTGGCGGAAGTGCACCGCTCGCGCTTTGCGGATATGCCCATGGACGCCTATCGCAAGCGGATTGAAACGATCCATGACGCGGCGGTGATTGAAAAGTGGAAAGAGGAGATGTGCCAGCAGGTGGTCTATCAGTTCGGCGAGAATGAAAACGCCGTCACCTTCACCCGCTTCACCGAAGCCGAAGCCTATTTCCGTGAACACTGTCTGACGGGCGCCATCAAGGAATCCCGCAGCGTAGTGGTCTCGGGCACGATTGCCCATGCGATGGACCCGGGTCCGTTGCGCTCGGTGATTGAGGAGGCCTGGCAGAAGGAATCGCGGTTCCCTCTCAAGCTTTCGGTCACGTTGCGGCTGGCCTTCCGTCATCTGGGTCTGCATACCTTCAAGGCGGCGGGCGGCTTTACGTTTGTCACCTCGGTGGCGCCGAGCGCCATTGATCCCGCCCATGCCGTGGAGGGGATCCGCGAGATTCTTGATTTTGTGGCGGCCAATCCGGGCTGTACGAAGGCCGAGCTCATGGCTCAGTTGTTCCCGGGCGCGGTGCCCGCGGGCGAGGGCGCTCCCGCTCCCGTCGCGGTGGCGGTGGAGGCGGATGCCGAGGCGGCAGTTCCGGCGGCGGTTGAAGCCGAGCCGGTAACGACTGCTCCGACTGCTCCAGTCGCCGGTGCGGTGAACCCGAAGGAATCGGAGTTCAAGCGTCAGGTGCAATGGCTGGTTGAAAAGGGTCATGTGATTGAGTTTTCCGATGGGCGTATGGCAGTGCCAGCCACAGCGGTGGCACGGGTCCAGATGGCGCGTCCCAAAGGCAAAGGCCGGCGGTAGAGGGTTTTAGTTAAGGAGAATAACAATGAACATCTTGGTCAGAATTCTCGTGGTGCTGGTGATGGTGGGCGGGACGGCGCTGTCGGCCCGGGCGAGCTCGATTGTCATGAAAAACGGACGCACCGTGTCCGGTAAGAGCATTGAGTGGCGCGAGGCTACCCATGATTACCTCGTGGTGAATGAAGGCGCCAGCATGCCCGTTCCCGAAGACCAAGTGACAAAAATCGACATCGATCGGCCAGCGGAGCTGGACAAGGCCAAGAGCCTGATCGCCTCGCGTCAATTCGCCCTCGCTATTCCCCTGTTGGAAGGGATGATCAAGAAGTACAAGAAGCTCAGCTGGGATCTCGACGCCTTGAAGCTGCAGGCCCAGTGCTATGTTGAGATGAATGACACCAAGAAGGCGGCCGTGGCGATCGATGCGTTGGCCGAGGCCGGTGGGACCATGACCCCCGCCTTGCAGATGATCTATTGGAAGGCCTTGCAGAAGGCCGGGGACACCAAGCGGCTTCATCAGGAATTAGGGCGGGCAATGGGAACCGGGGCTCCGGATCTCGCGGCCACCGCCTATCTGGTCCGGGCGAATATGTATTTGCAGGATGGCGACCAGGACGCCGCCTTGTCTGATTTCCTTAAGATCGTGACGATCTTCAAGGGCGAGAAGGCCGCTCAGCCGGAAGCCCTTTACAATGCCGCCGAGCTGCTGGACAAGGCCAAGGATCCCCGCGCCGCCGAGTTGCGCAAGATCCTGCAGCAGGACTTCAAGGCGAGCGAATTCGCCGCCAAAGCGGCGAAATGAGTCGCGAGTCATGAGTCACGAGTCATAAGTCAAGACTGATGGCTCTCAACTCACGACTCTCGACTCACATCCCTACTCTCCCATCTCCTTCGACAACCGCTTCATCAAGGCCTTGTAATCCGGGGGTGGGGCCTGGATATCATCGGCGGTATCCGGTTTGCCGTCAGGGCCGCTGGACGAGAGGCGGATGGTGTCGTTACTGCTGGAATAGAGGAACGGATGACCCCACAGATCCGGGGGCAATTCCTCGATATAAAAGCCTTTCCAGCCGGGCACGCCCGGATCCCGGACGAGTGCCTTTAAACTCTCCTCCGTGGTGGGGAAGCGCTTGCAGTGGATCCGGAACCATTCCAGCGCGGTGCGCATGACCAGCAGTTCCTTGCGCGTCCGGGCCACTTTGTTGGGGGCCTGATAGGGCGTGGTGACCTTGTCGCTGGAAGAGAGGATCACGCCCCCCACCAGCATGCAGCCGCCCAGAACCCAGACGGCGAAGCGGGGCCGGTTCAGGAAGAGCATCCAGAGGGGCTTGCGCATGTCCCTGGTCGCGGGCAGGCGTTGCTGAATCCCTTCCCGCCGGGTCTTTTCCTCCTTGAGCCCCTTCCACTTCATGGGGTGGCGCAGGGCTTTTTTGCAATTCGGACAATGCGCGGAGTCCAGTTTTTCAAAAAGATGACGGCAATGGGGGCAACGGTATTTCATAATGGTGACTTGTATAATAAAACCAACTACGAAACACGCGAAATTCGCGAAAGGGTTTGATGCTCAGATCAGTAAAATATTCTTTTCGCGAATTTCGCGTGTTTCGTAGTTAAACATTTCTTTCCAAGGTCATGTATTATTAATCCAGATCCCTTGACTTGATATGAACCGTTTGATAATAACAAAAAACCATGGTGACTAAAAAGCTCTACAAGCTGGGCCTTTGGGCAATGCGTCGGTTGGCGACTGGGTTAGTGGTCATTCTGGCCGCCACATCAGCGTCGGCTGCTGATGAACAAGCGGAGACGCAACTGGAACTCAAGTTCGCGTCTGAGTTGATTAAATTCCACTTCCCGGACTATGCCCAGAAGGCGATGGACCGGTTCATCGCGAAATATCCGGGTGCCAAGGCGGAAGCCGCCAAGGTCCGGGTGGAAATCCTGACCTCCCGCGGCAAGTTCGATGAGGCCGAAGCCTTCCTCAAGACCCTCCCCCCCGGTGCGCCGGAAACCATGGTCATGCAGCTGGCGTTGGGCGACCAGTATTATGCCTGGCAGCGCATGAAGGATGCACAGCGCATTTATGAGACCTTCTTCAAGCAGTTTCCCCAGGGGCCGCCCCCGGAAATCGCCCGGCTCTATGGTGAATCCGCCTATAAGTTTTCCCAGATGCTGATGTTGTCCGGCGATCTGGTTGGCGCCCTGGACGCCTACCGCCGCGTCTTGACTTGTCCGCTGAATTCAACGGACATCGAGCGTCGTGTGAAAACGGAAATGGCCGAGCTGCTGTTGCGGGTGGCGGAGCTGCCCGGCACGCCCCCGGACAAGAAGAAGGCGCTGTTGGCGGACGCCATCAAATACTCTACCGAGATCCAATGGAAGGGCACGGATCTCTGGTTCGCCAAGACCGTCGTGATCCAGGCGCATGTCCATCTGGTGAACGGGGACAAGGCGCTGGCCCGCAAGGCGATCACCGATTACATGACCATGCTGACGGACGTGGACAATATGCTTAAAGAGGCCGGGGACGCCAGTCTCAGCCCGATGGCGGAATGTAAGTTCCTGCTGGGGACACTGCTTGATGACGAAGCCCGCGTGAAAGTCAAAGATGAGGCGACGAAGCCGGAAGCCTTCAAGATGTTCGGCCAGGCCATGGGCCAGCTGTACACCGTGGCGCAGAAATACCCCTCCAGCAGTTGGGCTTCGGAAGCCCGCCGGCGTGCGGACAGCATTGCCGATCTGCTCGAGAGTATGGGGAAAGTCGTGAAACGCCCGGTCAGCAATAATGCCCAGCTGGTGTCCGAACAACTCAAGCAGGCCCGCGTCTTGTTCCAGAATCAGGATTTCAAGATGGCGGCGCAGCGTTACGCGGAAGTGCTCGGGATTTCCGATGATTTCAAGGGCGCCCCCTGGGCGGTGAGCGAACTTGCCCGCAGTTATGTGGAGCTCAATGATGCCCCCTACGCCCGGGCCATGACCGAGTATCTGACGGAGCGCTACTGCCAGAACACCAACCGGTACGAGGAGGCGGGCAACGCCCTGCTGGCGGTGGCGTCACTCTATGAGGAGCGGCGCGCCCAGTTGAAGGCCGATACCGTTTATGGACTGTTTTTTGCCAGCTATGCCGACCACACCAAGGCGCCCGCCATCATGTTCCGCCAGGCGGAAGCCGCGCTGCGGGCCACGAATACGGTGGACGCCCTGAAATACTATCAGCGCATTTTGGAGAATTATCCCCGGAACCGGGTCTACCCCGACGCCCTGAGCCGGTGCGCCTATGTGATGACGTTGCAGGGCGATTACACCAATGCCATTCCCTACCTGACCAACTACATTGCCCAGGTGGTGGCCGGGCCCGAAATGGTCAGCTCGCGGTTGCGCCTGGGGGATGCCTATCGCTCGGCGGACATGATCATCCCGGCCTTGAACGAATATGCGCGCCTGATCAAGCTGATCACCCAGGACGGGGCCAAGTTTGCGGAGACGCCGGAAGATACCGTGCGGGTGCGCCGGTCGTATGAATATGCCCTGTATTCACGGGCGCAATGCTACTCGCGGTTGCGCGAGCCCACCAACCAGGTGGCCGTGTACCAGCAGAAGGCCGTGGATGGCTATGACGCCTTCATGAAGGAATTCCCGAAATCCGATATGGCTCCGGCGGCCCTGGGCGCCATGGGAACCCTGAACTATCTGCTCAATAAATCTGATGATGCCGGCAAATGTTTCGACCGGCTGGTGAAAGAGTATCCCGACAGTGATCAGGCTAAAAACACCATCTTTGTCCGGGCCGATGCCCTGATGGCGATGGGCGAGAAGGACAAGGCGGTCAAGGTCTATACCGAGATGTTGAAGAACACCAAGGCCTTTAATCCCAGCCAGTTCCTGCGGGCCAGCCGGGTGTTGCTGGAGGCGAAGGAGTATGAAGTGGCCAAGGGCCTGTTTGCCGAGGCCATGAAGTCACCCGATCCGGGGGTGTTGCAGGCCGCTACGGTGGGGTATGCACAGTCACTGGGCGGAGTCCGCGAGTTTGATGCAGCGATCAACGTCTATACCAACTTCCTCGCCAAGAACCCCAAGTCCGGTTATGTCATCGAGATCAATCTGGCGCTGAGCCGGGCCTATGCTGAGGTGGCCAAGAAATCGATGCCCGATTTGAAGGCGGCCAAGCCGTATTTTGACAAGGCCTATCTCGCCATGGGCAAGGTCCGGCAATATGCGCGGGAGCCTGAAATGCTGGTGAATGCCGATTACGAGATGGCGCTGATCCAGCTCATGCAGGGTGAAAAACTGCCCGCCATGGCGTCCTTTGTGAAAATCCTGGACTTTGCCGATTATTCCAACATGAAGGTCCGCCCGGTGGTGGAGAATGCCTTTGAAGCGGCCTTGCCGCTGATGAAGGAGCTGGAACGGTACAAGGACATGATTGAGGCCTGTGAGACCTATTTGAAACAGTTCCCGCAGGGGCGGCTTGTGAACAAGGCGCGACAGGGGCGGGATGACGCAAAAACCAGACTGGCAACCGGCCGATAAGAGGATCAGGACAGCATGAGCCAAAACAGCATAGTGATCTGGGCGGTGGTCGCGTCGGTGCTCCTGGGGCTTCCCGGCGCCGTGCGGGCCGATAAAATTGTCAAGACCGACGGGCGTGAAATTTCAGGCCTTAAAATCAAGTGGTTTGCCAGCCGCCAGGAGTATCAGGTGGATCAGGCAGACGGCACCATGCTCGCGGTGCCGGCCGATGAAGTGGATTCCCTGCAGATCACCAAGCCCGCCGAATTTGACAAGGCCGCGCAGGCCTGTGCCGCCAAGCAGTTCGAGGTAGCCATCCCGATCCTCGAGGATGTGATCGGCCGCTATAAGCGGTTGCAATGGGACGGGATCGCCAGTGAGCTTCTGGCCAAGGCTTATCTCGGCAAGGGCGATTTCAAGAAAGCGGCCCAGGTACTGAGCGGGATCATGGAAGGGTCGGCCAAGAATCTGGTGACGGATGACCAGTACAACCTGTATTGGACCGCCCTGGCCGGTGCCCAGATGAATGCGGTGCTCAAGCAGAGCCTGAGCGAGGCCATTGCCGGGGATTCCCGTCCCCTGGCGGCCCTGGCGCTGATCAAGCGCGCTGACCTGAGCAAGGGGGATGGCAAGCGGGATGATGCCGCGTTGGATTATCTCCGCTCGATCCTGGTGTATAGCGACGTGGCGGCCTTCCAGG includes these proteins:
- a CDS encoding type II secretion system protein GspG translates to MKYRCPHCRHLFEKLDSAHCPNCKKALRHPMKWKGLKEEKTRREGIQQRLPATRDMRKPLWMLFLNRPRFAVWVLGGCMLVGGVILSSSDKVTTPYQAPNKVARTRKELLVMRTALEWFRIHCKRFPTTEESLKALVRDPGVPGWKGFYIEELPPDLWGHPFLYSSSNDTIRLSSSGPDGKPDTADDIQAPPPDYKALMKRLSKEMGE
- a CDS encoding tetratricopeptide repeat protein; translation: MVTKKLYKLGLWAMRRLATGLVVILAATSASAADEQAETQLELKFASELIKFHFPDYAQKAMDRFIAKYPGAKAEAAKVRVEILTSRGKFDEAEAFLKTLPPGAPETMVMQLALGDQYYAWQRMKDAQRIYETFFKQFPQGPPPEIARLYGESAYKFSQMLMLSGDLVGALDAYRRVLTCPLNSTDIERRVKTEMAELLLRVAELPGTPPDKKKALLADAIKYSTEIQWKGTDLWFAKTVVIQAHVHLVNGDKALARKAITDYMTMLTDVDNMLKEAGDASLSPMAECKFLLGTLLDDEARVKVKDEATKPEAFKMFGQAMGQLYTVAQKYPSSSWASEARRRADSIADLLESMGKVVKRPVSNNAQLVSEQLKQARVLFQNQDFKMAAQRYAEVLGISDDFKGAPWAVSELARSYVELNDAPYARAMTEYLTERYCQNTNRYEEAGNALLAVASLYEERRAQLKADTVYGLFFASYADHTKAPAIMFRQAEAALRATNTVDALKYYQRILENYPRNRVYPDALSRCAYVMTLQGDYTNAIPYLTNYIAQVVAGPEMVSSRLRLGDAYRSADMIIPALNEYARLIKLITQDGAKFAETPEDTVRVRRSYEYALYSRAQCYSRLREPTNQVAVYQQKAVDGYDAFMKEFPKSDMAPAALGAMGTLNYLLNKSDDAGKCFDRLVKEYPDSDQAKNTIFVRADALMAMGEKDKAVKVYTEMLKNTKAFNPSQFLRASRVLLEAKEYEVAKGLFAEAMKSPDPGVLQAATVGYAQSLGGVREFDAAINVYTNFLAKNPKSGYVIEINLALSRAYAEVAKKSMPDLKAAKPYFDKAYLAMGKVRQYAREPEMLVNADYEMALIQLMQGEKLPAMASFVKILDFADYSNMKVRPVVENAFEAALPLMKELERYKDMIEACETYLKQFPQGRLVNKARQGRDDAKTRLATGR